A genomic segment from Oryctolagus cuniculus chromosome 14, mOryCun1.1, whole genome shotgun sequence encodes:
- the LOC103349539 gene encoding protein FAM170A isoform X1, producing the protein MHIHVYTHIHTCNAQIQMLISDTTVYIPSARSKNILHPDFIWCRLGLNINNMTNIFLACIRLQDVWAGQQGKSLPNANSCAGTDENIVIITGSGQLDPGLSTSQPTGKEKSAKRGRGVSTTQLCEPQSRHSREGKTLVHEAKGTSDELECYIRHPSSANPPRAELQKPQEDASASCVEVAAHPKAAGESSVSDDVSCVSPLNDPVLIGEDEMYEYQPEAVEMPLLQDVRQQHRASPCPRPCFHFHLADEPCTPATHRRKQRAMKVFYMRVRRKRGGNVVWDSQEGLVPPRKRTKVEEIAFPGTMPAQPNLSYQSTEDLVTEDSSCFMGEQEQVQEAASYQAAPPAEEGMPQAQASTPEWQLSPRRGFKCMACCRVFSSLADLQEHVQHGAKEGFSCRVFHLAFAWLESKKHMLEKRDNKKTARKTSGRKKEKHLDAGKSPRQ; encoded by the exons ATGCACatccatgtgtacacacacatacacacatgtaatGCACAAATACAAATGTTAATATCTGATACAACTGTCTACATACCATCCGCCAGGTCTAAAAACATACTGCATCCTGATTTCATTTGGTGCAGACTAGGCCTTAACATTAACAACATGACGAACATATTTCTTGCTTGTATAAGATTACAGGATGTATGGGCAGGTCAGCAGGGCAAGTCTTTGCCAAATGCTAATTCATGTGCTGGGACTGATGAAAATATTGTCATCATTACAGGCAGCGGTCAACTGGACCCTGGATTGTCGACATCCCAGCCCACTGGAAAAGAAAAGAGCGCTAAGAGAGGCAGAG GAGTCTCAACCACACAGCTGTGTGAGCCACAATCCAGGCACTCTCGGGAGGGCAAGACCCTGGTCCACGAGGCAAAGGGAACATCTGATGAGTTGGAATGCTACATCCGCCACCCCTCTTCAGCCAACCCGCCTCGTGCTG AACTCCAGAAGCCCCAAGAGGATGCTTCTGCGTCGTGCGTGGAGGTTGCAGCCCACCCTAAGGCTGCAGGAGAGAGCTCCGTGTCCGATGACGTCTCCTGCGTCTCCCCTCTGAACGATCCCGTTCTAATTGGAGAAGATG AAATGTACGAGTACCAGCCAGAGGCTGTGGAGATGCCTCTGCTCCAGGATGTGAGGCAGCAGCACAGGGCCTCCCCCTGCCCACGGCCCTGCTTTCATTTCCATCTGGCTGACGAGCCCTGcacacctgccacacacaggaGGAAGCAACGGGCCATGAAAGTCTTCTACATGAGAGTCCGGAGGAAAAGAGGGGGCAACGTCGTGTGGGACTCCCAGGAAGGCCTGGTGCCCCCCAGAAAGAGAACCAAAGTGGAAGAAATAGCCTTTCCTGGCACCATGCCTGCACAACCCAACCTCTCCTACCAGTCCACGGAAGACCTTGTGACCGAGGACTCCAGCTGcttcatgggagagcaggagcaggtgcaggaggctgCCAGCTACCAAGCGGCTCCGCCAGCTGAGGAGGGCatgccccaggcccaggccagcacaCCTGAGTGGCAGCTGAGCCCCAGGAGAGGCTTCAAGTGCATGGCCTGCTGCCGCGTCTTCTCTAGCCTGGCGGACCTCCAGGAACATGTGCAACACGGGGCAAAGGAAGGCTTTAGCTGCCGGGTTTTCCACCTCGCCTTCGCCTGGCTA